AACTTTTAGTTTATCTACAACTTCTTTTGTATCACCTTTTAAGAATTTAACAACATCATTGATATTGTCTTTGTAATCTACTTTAAATTCACAGGGTCCAAGACATTGTCCAATATGGTAATAAAGACATACTTTCTTAGGCATTGTATCACATTTTCTTAAAGGATAGATTCTATTTAATAATCTAACCGTTTCTCTTGCAGCATAGACATTTGGATATGGACCAAAAATTCTTCCTTTTGGCTTTTTTTTACGAACAACTGTAAGCTTTGGATGTTCTTCTTGTGTGAGTTCTATATATGGATATGTTTTATCATCCATAAGTCTAATGTTATATTTAGGTAAATATTGTTTGATTAGATTGATTTCTAAAATAAGTGATTCTCTCTCACTATTAGTTAATACATAAGAAAAATCCACGATTTCTAAAACTAATCGTGTTGTTTTCTCGTTATGAGCACCTGTAAAGTAAGATTTCACTCTATTTTTAAGATTTTTTGCTTTCCCAACATAAATGACTTGATCACTTTTATTTTTCATCAAATAACAGCCAGGTTCAGTTGGACATAAATTTAATTTTGCTTTTAGATTCAAAAAAATCACCACTATTATTTTAACATAAATTTTATATCAATACACATAGAAAAGAAAAAGCGAGAAACTCGCTTTTACGATTCAAACTCTATTTTAACTTTACCATCTAATATTTCTTCAAGTCCGATGCCAATACTTTTAACACATTGCGCATTATCTACAACTAAACTTTCATCTTCAATGATTCTAGCTACACGACTTGCAGCATATACTAATTTGTATTTTGAATCAATTTTTTCTAAAAGTTTATCAATCGATGGATATCTCATACCGTCTTTATTCTTTTGCATTATATTATTCTCCTATCATCTTTAAATAATTATGAATAGTTCTTGCGGTCTTAGCATGCTCTGCACGTATAATCGCCATGACTCTATCTGCAGCATTATTTACTTCATCATTAACAACAATGTAATCATATTTATGAGCAAGCAAAAACTCTGATTCTGCTTTTGCCATTCTTTGTTGGACAACTTCTAAAGCTTCTGTCCCTCTATTTTTTAATCGATCATATAGCGCTTTTTTCCCTGGTGGAACCAAGAAAATAAATACAGCATCTTTCATTTGTTTACGAACTTGTAAAGCACCTTCAACTTCAATTTCTAAAACAACTTCTTTTCCTTTATCCAGTTGTTCTTCTATTTTATCTTTTGGTGTACCATAATATTGGCCTACAAATTCTGCCCATTCTAAAAACCTGTTTTCTTTAATGCGTTTTAAAAACTCTTCTTTTGAAACAAAATAATAGTCAACGCCATCAATTTCTCCATCTCTTGGTGCTCTAGTTGTCATTGAAACTGAGTAAACTAAGTCATGATTAGGCATTTGAAACAAAGCTTTTCTAACTGTACCTTTACCGACGCCAGAAGGCCCAGAAAGGACAACTAACAATCCACGTTCATTGAGTTTCATAAGCGCCTCCTTGTTTCATATTACCCTTTATTATATATGATATAATGCCTTAAGTAAAGACAAAGCAAAGACTTTATTCAAAAAGAACGTTTTCAATTGATTATTTAATGTTAAAATAGATTAGAGGTGTCATATGATCATAGATGGTGTATTTATTAAATATTTGATAAAGGAACTTAATATAAATTTAGAAAAGTCACGATTAGAAAAAATATATTTATCTAGCGAGACAACTTTTGTTATGCAATTTTATCATCAAGGAAAAAAACATAAATGTGTAATTGATTTAAACCCAAGTACTTTTTCTGCATATATAACACAAAAACCTTTAACATCAACAACAAATTCTCAATTTTTAATGACTCTTAAAAAACAATTAGAAGGTGGAATTCTTAATTCTATAACACAATATTTAACTGATAGAGTCTTAATATTTGATTTTACACTTTTTGATTTTATTGATGGCCCAGTAAATAAGTCATTAATTTTCGAAGCGATGGGCAAACATTCCAATCTTCTTCTTGTTAAAAATGATGTCTTGGTCGACACTTATAAAAAAATGTTTTTTGAAACAGGTAGACAATTAATCCCTGGTGCAAACTTTGAATTCTTCCCAACTGATAAAAAAGTTTTTGATCATATTGACTATAACACACTTGATAATCCTAAAATGCTAACTAAATCTTATATGGGCATATCTTTAAAACTTGCAAGCTTTCTATTTGAAAAGCAATTACAAATTTCTGATTTAGTTTTAAACCCCACTAAAGACATAACCTTAAATAATGGCTACTTCATGGATATCTTTCCTAGTGATCATGAAAAGAAGACTTATGAAACTTTATCTGACTTATTAGATGACCAAAAAATTGTAAATAAACAATTTAGACAATCATATCATCTATTTATAGAAAAACACTTAAAAAAACTTTTAAATAAAAAGGAACAATTAGAAAAAGCTCTTAATGACTCTAAAGAACAGTTGAAAAATAAAGATAAGGCAGATTATATTTATCAAAGTCAAATAGATTTACATACAAAACAATCGACTCTTGAAATATATGGTATGACAATTGTATTAGACTCTCAAAAAACTTTAAATGAAAATGCACAAAAGTTTTATAAATCATATCATAAAGCTAAACGTGGACTCGTCCATATCAGTCAACAAATTAAACAAAATAATATACTAATTGATCTCTTTGAATCTTTTAAAACATATATAGATATCGCATCAGAAAAGGATATTAAAGATATCGAAAATGAACTAATCCCCTATGGATATAAAGCTAAAAAACAAAACATAAATAAGAAACAAAAACATACACCTAATATATTGACTGTAAAAGATGATCAAGCTACTTACTTAGTTGGTAAAAATAATATACAAAATGAATATGTAACACATGAACTAGCTAGATCTGAAGATTATTTTTTCCATGTTAGAGGAGCTCCAGGTAGTCATGTGATTGTTAAAACAAATAACTTAAATGAGTTTGTTATTAGAAAAGCTTCTATGTTAGCAGCTTATTATTCAAGTTTAAAGCTTTCTTCTAGTATTCCAGTTGACTATACACTAGTTAAATATATTAAAAAGATTCCAAGAGTACCTGGCTACAAAGTACTTATTAAAAACCAAAAAACTATGTTTATCGATATTGATCAAGAAAAAATAGAAACTTATATAAAATAATTATAATTTTTTATTATATAATTTTTAAATAAACTTGTGCATATGAGTTGAATATGCACAAGTTTTGATGTAATATAAACTTATAAATTAGGAGGTATTAACTATGAAATTCGAATTACCAAAATTAAATTATGCATATGATGCATTAGAACCATTTATCGATGCTAGAACTATGGAAATCCATTATACAAAGCATCATCAAGGCTATACTAACAAATTAAATGCGGCTTTAGAAAAATATCCAGAATTAGACACACCACTTGAAAAACTATTAGCTGATTTAACACTAGTACCACAAGACATTAGAGGTGCAGTACAAAATAATGGTGGTGGATTTTTTAATCACAGATTATTCTGGACAATCTTAAAAGTAAACAATGGTCAAAAACCAAGTGGAGCTCTAGCTAAGGCTATTGATGAAGCATTTGGATCATTTGATGCATTTAAAGAAACTTTCGCAAATGCAGCAGCAACTCGTTTTGGTAGTGGATGGGCTTGGCTTATCGTTACAGAAGATGGCTTAAAAGTTGTCTCTACACCAAATCAAGATACACCACTTGCTCAAGGAACACCGGTTTTAGCTTTAGACGTATGGGAACATGCTTATTACTTAAATTATCAAAACCGTCGTCCTGATTATATTTCTGCATTCTTCAATGTAGTAAATTGGGATAAAGTAGCAACTTTATATAAAGAAGCTCTATAAAATTTAAATTTTATAAAAATAAAACCAGTCGATTGACTGGTTTTTTTATATTTTATTTTGAACCTTCTAGTTGTGATACATCTGTAATAACGACTTCTTTAGGCTCATTGGATTCCCCAATTTTTTCAATTGTATATTTAAAAACAATTGGACCAACAATTTCAAAGAATAGAATACCAGCTAAAACAACTGTTTTAATGAAAATTGCTTGCTCTGCAGGGAATATTGATGAAACGGCAACTAACATACCAATTTCAACCCCACCTTGAGAAAGTAAACAAAACCCTGTATTATTTTTAACAACTTTTGGTGACTTAGCCATAACAGCACCTAAATAAGCACCACCAATTTTACCAATACTTCTAAAAACTATATAAAGAACTGCAACTAAACCTGCGCTTTTTAAAACAGATAATGATAATTGTGCTCCTGCAAGTGTAAAGAATACAATGATTAATGGTCCACTAAAGTTTGATAATGCAGCACCTTGAATTTCAAATGGTTCTTTTTTAATAAAGTTTGTAAATACCATACCAATCATCATAGGTGTTAAAATCATTGATAAGCTATATGTATGTGCAATATAAACTGCAATTAAAACACTAGATAATGAAAATACTAGATATGCAATATATTTGTCTCTTTTTGGAAGTTTATAAACAAAGAATTTTGATATTGCGCCTAATACTAGTCCAAATACTGAACCTACTGCAATAGATAAGAACACTTCAATTAACGGTTCTATTAACGCATTTTCTAAACTTAAATTCCCATTACCAATAGTTGCTACTGCAATAGAGGTGAATAATCCAAAGATAATAACCCCAAACATATCATCAATACCAACAACTGGAATAACAGTATCTGTAACAGGACCTTTAGCTCGTAATTTTTTAACGATAACCATGATTGGTGCTGGTGCAGTTGCTGTTGCAATTGCTGAAAGCGTAAGAGCTAACCATAATCTACCATCAATTAAGTAAATAAATAAAAACACGATTAATGCTGTAGCCAATGCTTGAACAGATGTAATTGTTAAAATTGATTTCCCGCTTTTTTTAACCTTTGGTATCCATAATTCAGTACCAATTTGATATGCAATAATACCTAATACAAAATTAGTTATGATATCAAAACTATTAACTGCTTCAACCCCAACAATATTAAATACAGAAGGTCCTAATAAAACCCCTGCAATAATGTACCCTGTAATTTCTGGAATTTTTATTAATTCAGCAAGTTTCCCAAAAACAAATCCTGCTAATAAAGTAATCGCTAAATAAAATAAAAATATGTAAATATCAACCATGTAAACTTCATCTCCTTTAATGATGTGCTATAAATGCATGTGCTAGGTCTATAACCCCTATTATTATACTCTTCTAACATAAAAATTCAAGTGAAAGTCAATTTTTATTAAATAAAAACGATTTCAAAAAAAAAGGAAGCAATTGCTTCCTTAAATAGGTTGTGTTTCTATGATGGCAAAATCTCCATCATCTCTTCTATAAACAACATTAGTCTTTCTAGTTTCGCGATCTAGAAACACATAAAAGCCGTGTCCTGATAATTCCATTGCTGAAATAGCTTCTTGTGCTGTCATTGGTTGTAAATCAATTTTTTTATTTTTAACAAGCTGAGCTGCTAAAATATCTTTTTCTAATTGCTCAGCATCAAATTCGTTTGAATAAGCTTGTCTGATTCCTTCTTTTTCCAGATGATTTTTAAGTTTATCTTTATATCTTCTTATTTGTGAAACTAACTTATCATTTGCTCTATCGATTGCTGAATACATATCTTTATCAGAAACCTCAGCTCTTACGATAGTCTTTTTCGCAAATACATTTACTTCAACTTTGTGATGATCTTTGTATACTTTACATACAACTCTGATCTCATCAACTACTTCTGGACCAAAAAAGGATATTACTTTAGTAAATCTTTTTTCAGCGTAATCTTTAATTGCATTTGTTGGAACGAATCCATTTTTTCCTAAAATTTCGAATTTCATAGTCATTCTCCTTTTATTCTATTTTATCATATAGTGTCAAGAAATATATGTCACCAAGCTTTATGGAGTCATATAAATTCAATAATTCTTCATTTAAATAATCATCAATTAGTAAAATATGTGTATGAAAGTTATGCATAAAATCTATGATATATGGTTTATAAAAAGACATATGTGCTAAGGGTGAGATATCATCACTAGTTTGTATAAGGCTCTGCCATATCATGACACCTCCTTTAATTGGAATCATACTTCGTTTTGGTATTAAAGGATATTTTTGATAACATAACTCACAAATATGATGTCTATTGATTTTAAAAATGTTAAAAAGATGTTTTCTAGTTGTTATTTTTTTCTTACATATCTCACAAAACATAACAAGCCCTCCTAAACAATGTTAGTTGGGCTTTGTCTGTTTTACTTTTTATATGCTTCTACAATTTTATCTATAAGTTGATTTGGTACTTCATCATATCTAACAAACTCACGTGAGAAAGAACCTGACCCTTGAGTTAAAGCTTTTAAATCAATTGCGTAAGATACGATTTCAGCTTCTGGAACTTCCGCTACAACAACTTGGAATCCTTCAACTTGGTTCATACCAATTACATGACCTCTACGTTTACTCATATCGCCCATTACATCACCAACGTATTGGTCTTTAACTGTAACTTCGACTTTGACTATTGGTTCTAAAATAGTTGGTTGGCAAGTTTTAACTGCATCTTTGAAAGCTAGAGAAGCTGCAAGTTTAAATGAAAGTTCATTTGAGTCTACTGGATGGTAAGATCCATCAAATAAAGTCGCTTTAATATTAATCACAGGGAATCCTGCTAAAGGACCATGTTCAAATGTTTCAATTAACCCTTTTTCAACAGCTGGGTAGTAATTACGAGGAACTGCACCACCAAATACTTCTTCTTTAAATACGAATAATTCTTTAGATGGTTCAAAACGGATTTTAACATGACCAAATTGACCAGCGCCGCCTGATTGTTTCTTATGTTTACCTTCTGCTTCAACTTGCTTTTTAATTGTTTCTCTATATACGATTTTTTGATCTTGAACATCAACTTCAACTTTAAACATATTTTTCATACGTTCTAAAACATAGTTTAAGTGGGTCATTCCTTGACCACCTAATAAAAGTTGTGCTGTTTCTTTATTTCTTAATATTTCAAAGGTTGGATCTTCGATATTGATTCTATGAAGTGCCATTGAAATTTTATCTTCATCATTTTTATTTTTTGGATGTACTGCAATATAAATAACTGGTGTTGGTTGTTTAACAGGTTCATACATGATTTCATTTTTTGGATCAGATAATGTAAATCCTGTTTCAATACCATCCATTTTTGCAATTGCACACATATCGCCAGCATGGAAAGTTGTTTGTTCAATAAGATTCTTTCCACTAATTGCTGATAGATTTGAAATCTTTTTTTGTTGTTGTGTATTTGGTATCACAATTTCTTGTCCAGAGGTTAAAATACCTGAATTAATTTTAACTAAATTAACTGTGCCTAAGAAAGGATCAACAACTGTTTTGTAAACATATGCTGAAAATGGTTCATCATCATGTGTTAAACGTGTTACTTCTTCTTTAGTTTTTTGATCTATAGCAGTCAAAGGTGCTAATTCATCTGGTGCAGGTAAATAATCAATTAACATATTTAATAATGTTTCAATACCAATTGTTTTTGTAGCACTACCTACAATTACAGGTGTTAGTTCGCCTTCAATAACACTCTTATGTAGTGTTTGTTTGATTTTTTCATCAGGAATTTCTTCGCCTGATAAATAAAGTTCTAATAATTCTTCTGATGTTTCAGCAACACTTTCTATGATTAGATTATGTAGTTCATCAATTTTAGGTCTTTTTTCTTCCCAAATTTCTGCATCTTTACATACATCACCATCATAAATTCTTGCATTCATATCAACAACATTTACGAAACCTTCAAAATTTTCTTCATGACCAATTGGCCATGCAAATGGTACAGCTTTTTTACCAAGTTTTTCTCTTATTTCTTCTAATACTTTTTCGAACTTGACATTTTCTTTATCCATTTTGTTAATAAAAAGTATTGCAGGTATATGACGTTTTCTTACTTCATTCCAAACGCGTTCAGTACCAACTTCAACACCTTTTGATGCATCGATTAATATAATTGCGCCTTTAACAACTTCTAATGCTTGATTTAAATCTCCTACAAATTCATCGCTGCCTGGTACGTCTAAGAAATTAAGTTTGTAGTTTTTCCATTCTGCTGGAATTAAACTCAAAGAAAGACTAGTTTGTTTATTTTGTTCTTCAACTAAATAATCAGAAACAGTGTTTTTTCTTTCAACTTCTCCCTTTTTTTCGATACCGCCAGAAACAAATAATAATGATTCTGACATGCTTGTTTTTCCAGTTCCCTGGTGTCCTAAGATGGCTATGTTGCGAATCTCTTTGGTGGTATACTCCTTCATCCTTTACCTCCTGTAATCGTTTTCAGTTTCTATACTTTTATTATAGCATAAAAAATAACAAGAATATAGATGTTATACATGAAATCTAAAATTTAACATAATCATCAAGTAGTGATATAATAAAGATGGTGAAATTATGAATAAAAATGCAATTAAACTCATTGAGTGGTACCAAAAAGAAATATCTCCAAACAGTAATCACAAGTGTAGACACACCCCTACTTGTAGTGCTTATGCAAAAACTTCTTATGAACGCTTTAATTTTTTTAAAGCTTCTTTTTTGACTACAAAAAGAGTGCTTACTTGTAATCCTTTGTTTAAACCTAAATATGATCCAGTTCCTGAAAAAAAAGTGAAAAAGAAATCTCTCAAAAAGAATATAGAAAATAAAAGTGAATAGATTTTATTCACTTTTTTTATGCTTATATAAAAAAATAAACTGCATTCAATGCAGTTTATTATTCTAATGATTGTTTCTTATCTTGTTGGCTCTTTATCATTTTTTGTCTAATAAATGCCTCGCGTTCTTTTTCTTCTAAAACCTCTGAAATATATTTAATATTTGCTTGAAATCTTGGAATAACGACATTTTCTAATGCATTAGCTCTTTTTTGTGCTTTTCTAATTGCATTAGCTAATCTATACGTCGCGTTATCAATTTCCGCTAATTTTACAGTTAAATCCCGAACCTTTTGGAACATTTTATATGCATAGTCAAACTTTGTATTTGTAGCTCCAATACCATAAGTGACTTTAACTGGTGTAGACACGTGAGTTACTTTAGGAATTTCCACACCCATCACTGATCGATAAGTGACACTTAATCCTGAATCAATTGGTATCGATTTTGCAATATCAGAAACAATACCCAAAGTAATATTAGCTTCTTGTAGTGCTCTATAAGCTTTGGCAAATGTATCAGAAATCTCATTTCTCAATAATTTGACATCATCTAATAAAGTCATCATTTCACGAATTAATATATTTCTTTTTCTATCCATGAGTTCATAACCTTTTTTAGCTAATTCATTAGACTTTTGAATTGTCATCAAATTCCCTTTGGTAGGAAAAACTTGATTATTCATGTCTCTCATCTCCCTTAAGCTCATTAATGATTGGCTTAGTTACGATGTTAAATCTCTCAACTGCTTTTTCATGATGGTAAAATTTATCTAAAACTTTTTCATCTACACGATGAAGTTCATCTTTTGGAAGCACGGATAGTAAATCCCATCCTAAATCAAGAGTATCAATGATATCTCTATTGGTTTCAAATCCTTGATCTAAAAAATGTTTTTCAAACAATTTTCCAAATTCAATATATTTTCTATCTACTGGACTCAATTCATCTTCACCAATAACTGATGCAAGACTTCTTGCGTCTTGAACTTGTGCATATGATGCAAAAAGTTGATTACTTACTGATGAATGGTCATCTCTTGTATACCCATCACCAATACCGTCTTTCATAAGTCTCGATAATGAAGGTAGA
The sequence above is drawn from the Mariniplasma anaerobium genome and encodes:
- the fusA gene encoding elongation factor G — translated: MKEYTTKEIRNIAILGHQGTGKTSMSESLLFVSGGIEKKGEVERKNTVSDYLVEEQNKQTSLSLSLIPAEWKNYKLNFLDVPGSDEFVGDLNQALEVVKGAIILIDASKGVEVGTERVWNEVRKRHIPAILFINKMDKENVKFEKVLEEIREKLGKKAVPFAWPIGHEENFEGFVNVVDMNARIYDGDVCKDAEIWEEKRPKIDELHNLIIESVAETSEELLELYLSGEEIPDEKIKQTLHKSVIEGELTPVIVGSATKTIGIETLLNMLIDYLPAPDELAPLTAIDQKTKEEVTRLTHDDEPFSAYVYKTVVDPFLGTVNLVKINSGILTSGQEIVIPNTQQQKKISNLSAISGKNLIEQTTFHAGDMCAIAKMDGIETGFTLSDPKNEIMYEPVKQPTPVIYIAVHPKNKNDEDKISMALHRINIEDPTFEILRNKETAQLLLGGQGMTHLNYVLERMKNMFKVEVDVQDQKIVYRETIKKQVEAEGKHKKQSGGAGQFGHVKIRFEPSKELFVFKEEVFGGAVPRNYYPAVEKGLIETFEHGPLAGFPVINIKATLFDGSYHPVDSNELSFKLAASLAFKDAVKTCQPTILEPIVKVEVTVKDQYVGDVMGDMSKRRGHVIGMNQVEGFQVVVAEVPEAEIVSYAIDLKALTQGSGSFSREFVRYDEVPNQLIDKIVEAYKK
- the rpoZ gene encoding DNA-directed RNA polymerase subunit omega; translated protein: MQKNKDGMRYPSIDKLLEKIDSKYKLVYAASRVARIIEDESLVVDNAQCVKSIGIGLEEILDGKVKIEFES
- a CDS encoding Rqc2 family fibronectin-binding protein, with the translated sequence MIIDGVFIKYLIKELNINLEKSRLEKIYLSSETTFVMQFYHQGKKHKCVIDLNPSTFSAYITQKPLTSTTNSQFLMTLKKQLEGGILNSITQYLTDRVLIFDFTLFDFIDGPVNKSLIFEAMGKHSNLLLVKNDVLVDTYKKMFFETGRQLIPGANFEFFPTDKKVFDHIDYNTLDNPKMLTKSYMGISLKLASFLFEKQLQISDLVLNPTKDITLNNGYFMDIFPSDHEKKTYETLSDLLDDQKIVNKQFRQSYHLFIEKHLKKLLNKKEQLEKALNDSKEQLKNKDKADYIYQSQIDLHTKQSTLEIYGMTIVLDSQKTLNENAQKFYKSYHKAKRGLVHISQQIKQNNILIDLFESFKTYIDIASEKDIKDIENELIPYGYKAKKQNINKKQKHTPNILTVKDDQATYLVGKNNIQNEYVTHELARSEDYFFHVRGAPGSHVIVKTNNLNEFVIRKASMLAAYYSSLKLSSSIPVDYTLVKYIKKIPRVPGYKVLIKNQKTMFIDIDQEKIETYIK
- a CDS encoding V-type ATP synthase subunit D, producing MNNQVFPTKGNLMTIQKSNELAKKGYELMDRKRNILIREMMTLLDDVKLLRNEISDTFAKAYRALQEANITLGIVSDIAKSIPIDSGLSVTYRSVMGVEIPKVTHVSTPVKVTYGIGATNTKFDYAYKMFQKVRDLTVKLAEIDNATYRLANAIRKAQKRANALENVVIPRFQANIKYISEVLEEKEREAFIRQKMIKSQQDKKQSLE
- the gmk gene encoding guanylate kinase; its protein translation is MKLNERGLLVVLSGPSGVGKGTVRKALFQMPNHDLVYSVSMTTRAPRDGEIDGVDYYFVSKEEFLKRIKENRFLEWAEFVGQYYGTPKDKIEEQLDKGKEVVLEIEVEGALQVRKQMKDAVFIFLVPPGKKALYDRLKNRGTEALEVVQQRMAKAESEFLLAHKYDYIVVNDEVNNAADRVMAIIRAEHAKTARTIHNYLKMIGE
- a CDS encoding superoxide dismutase, translating into MKFELPKLNYAYDALEPFIDARTMEIHYTKHHQGYTNKLNAALEKYPELDTPLEKLLADLTLVPQDIRGAVQNNGGGFFNHRLFWTILKVNNGQKPSGALAKAIDEAFGSFDAFKETFANAAATRFGSGWAWLIVTEDGLKVVSTPNQDTPLAQGTPVLALDVWEHAYYLNYQNRRPDYISAFFNVVNWDKVATLYKEAL
- the hpf gene encoding ribosome hibernation-promoting factor, HPF/YfiA family, translating into MKFEILGKNGFVPTNAIKDYAEKRFTKVISFFGPEVVDEIRVVCKVYKDHHKVEVNVFAKKTIVRAEVSDKDMYSAIDRANDKLVSQIRRYKDKLKNHLEKEGIRQAYSNEFDAEQLEKDILAAQLVKNKKIDLQPMTAQEAISAMELSGHGFYVFLDRETRKTNVVYRRDDGDFAIIETQPI
- the yidD gene encoding membrane protein insertion efficiency factor YidD codes for the protein MNKNAIKLIEWYQKEISPNSNHKCRHTPTCSAYAKTSYERFNFFKASFLTTKRVLTCNPLFKPKYDPVPEKKVKKKSLKKNIENKSE
- a CDS encoding cation:proton antiporter, with protein sequence MVDIYIFLFYLAITLLAGFVFGKLAELIKIPEITGYIIAGVLLGPSVFNIVGVEAVNSFDIITNFVLGIIAYQIGTELWIPKVKKSGKSILTITSVQALATALIVFLFIYLIDGRLWLALTLSAIATATAPAPIMVIVKKLRAKGPVTDTVIPVVGIDDMFGVIIFGLFTSIAVATIGNGNLSLENALIEPLIEVFLSIAVGSVFGLVLGAISKFFVYKLPKRDKYIAYLVFSLSSVLIAVYIAHTYSLSMILTPMMIGMVFTNFIKKEPFEIQGAALSNFSGPLIIVFFTLAGAQLSLSVLKSAGLVAVLYIVFRSIGKIGGAYLGAVMAKSPKVVKNNTGFCLLSQGGVEIGMLVAVSSIFPAEQAIFIKTVVLAGILFFEIVGPIVFKYTIEKIGESNEPKEVVITDVSQLEGSK